The genomic DNA CAGCAATTTCGCAAGCTCTAATGCATGCTCGGTTCCACTATAGTTAATGGCAAATAGCTCGTCCCGTAATTCCTCATCGAATTTTACAAGCGCTGCTAAATGATAAAAGATATCTACATTTCCCGAAAGTGCCTGAATGTCTGTATCGTCAAGGCCGCAAAGTGGTTTTGTAATATCTCCGTGCAGTAAGCGCACCCGGTTTTCGACATCGCCTGACAGTCCGGCGATGAGTCGTTCAGCTTTCTTTATGTCTCGTACGAGTACGTATAATGTATGATCAGTCGTTTCGAGAAGGTTATTGAGTAATTTACCTCCTAGAAAACCTGTTGAGCCTGTTAAAAAAATGGTCAATGTTATCCCTCCATGATGTCGGAAGAGCTTTTTTTCGCTCGCCCGTTTCATTATTGCATAGATAGTGTTGGAAATGAAAAATTAACTGTCCTAGGCTATCGTTATTTTCAATATTTAATGGAAGGGGGATACAAAATTTGGACACAAATTGATTTCGATGAATAGTGGCAGTCCAACTGAGGGGAACTCGAAAGAAAATCATGGCGTCCTATGTAACAATAAGGCATGGTATTTCTATCGAAAATTGACAGTTGACGCTCATTGACGTAAATTAAAGGGTGGTAGAGTTGACTTTTACGCATTGACGTGAGTATTATATAACGTTTATAAAAAAGAGACTTTCTAGTATGAGGAGGGAATTGATGATGGGAAAAGCAGCATTTTTGCCGGTCATCCTCGGATCTGATGATAACGCATATGGTATGGCAAGGGCCTTCCATGAACAATATGGCATTACGAGCATTGTTGTAACAAAAGGGCATATTTTGCCGACGATGCATAGTAAAATTGTCGAAAAGAAAATTTATGATCGCTTAGATGAACCTGAAATTTTCGTCCAAAGTATGTTGGACTTGCATAAAGAATTGAAAAATCGTGCGGACAAGCTGTTGGTGATCGCAAGTAATGAGAACTATGCGGAGTTAGCCATTCGCAGCAGGGCGGTACTTGAACCGCATTATGAACTGCCGTTTATTAGCGAATCGCTCATGGATGAGGTCGTTTATAAAGAACGTTTTTATGAAATGTGTGAGGAGCATGGGTTGGATTATCCAGATACGGTTGTCTTTAAAAAAGGAATGGATGCCACAATGGACTTGCCTTTCGATTTCCCAGTCGTTGTGAAGCCGTCGGATAGTATGACGTATTTCAATGCACAATTCGAGGGGAAAAAGAAAGCGTATGTGCTACATGATAAAGCATCGTTCACAGAAGCGATTACGAATATCTATTCATCTAGCTATACGGATTCGCTCATTATTCAGGATTATATCCCAGGGAACGACACGGTGATGCGCGTGCTCAACGCCTATGTGGACCAACATGGTAAAGTGCGCATGATGTGCCTTGGCCGCGTGGTGTTGGAAGATTACACGCCGATTCTCATCGGTAACTATGTTGGGATTATTGGGGAAGAAAATCAAGAAATTTATGCGAAATATAAACATTTCCTTGAAGCAATCGGCTTCCGTGGTTATGCCAATATCGATTTGAAATATGATCGTCGCGATGGCAAATATAAGATTTTTGAACTGAATATTCGCCAAGGCAGAAGCAGTTATTTTGTGACAACAAACGGCTACAATATGGCGAAATACTTGGTAGAGGACTATGTAAATAATAGTGATTTACCAATTGAGTACGGTACGAATAGTCGTCTATGGCACGGGGTACCGAAGGATTTATTGATTAAATATACGATGGATGAAGAACTGAAAGCGCAAGTTATTGATCGTTTTGAAAAGGGCGAGACAGCGCAGACATTGTATTATCCGGCGGACCTTGGCTTTATCCGCAAATTTAAATTGAATTCGTTTTACAAAGATTACTATGCGCGTTTTGAAAAATATTTCAAACTGAAGGACTAAGGTTGGCAATTGGAGGTAAAGGAAATGGCTTTGCTTGATAAATCGAA from Sporosarcina sp. FSL K6-1522 includes the following:
- a CDS encoding ATP-grasp domain-containing protein → MMGKAAFLPVILGSDDNAYGMARAFHEQYGITSIVVTKGHILPTMHSKIVEKKIYDRLDEPEIFVQSMLDLHKELKNRADKLLVIASNENYAELAIRSRAVLEPHYELPFISESLMDEVVYKERFYEMCEEHGLDYPDTVVFKKGMDATMDLPFDFPVVVKPSDSMTYFNAQFEGKKKAYVLHDKASFTEAITNIYSSSYTDSLIIQDYIPGNDTVMRVLNAYVDQHGKVRMMCLGRVVLEDYTPILIGNYVGIIGEENQEIYAKYKHFLEAIGFRGYANIDLKYDRRDGKYKIFELNIRQGRSSYFVTTNGYNMAKYLVEDYVNNSDLPIEYGTNSRLWHGVPKDLLIKYTMDEELKAQVIDRFEKGETAQTLYYPADLGFIRKFKLNSFYKDYYARFEKYFKLKD